The sequence tttttttttctcaagcaCTTCAAAGTCAAAAACTGGTTCAGATTAGTGAGAATAAACTCTACTGTGCCAAACGCCTGGGTGTGACACCACGGCTCGGCTGATTTCCTGCTGATTATTTCAGTTTTCCGTGTTGACACACAGCGCTCTCCTCTTTTTGTGCATGTTATTGTGTTCAGGCACAGAGCAGCAGAAGAAGCTGGTGATTGGTGGTGAGGTCTGCATGTGGGGAGAATATGTGGATGCAACCAATCTCAGTCCACGTCTATGGTGCGAGAGATGACGTgccaatataaaaaataaaggccTTAAAGAAACATACATAACACAGACATTAATTAGTTATTATTTCATGCGATGTTTGCATGTAAACAGGCCCAGAGCAAGTGCAGCTGCTGAGAGGTTATGGAGTAATGAAGAGCAGACGTCTAGCGTGGAAAAGGCCTTTCCTCGCCTGCAGGACTTCCGCTGTAAAATGATAAGGTACTTTTAAGGCACTCGCATTGCAAAAtagtatatttacatatataacaTACACTTTCCTTTTCTAACTGAATTAACTTTAAGGTTGCTGTTTGTTCAGGACTAATGTGACAGAATGACATTATCttctgtctgctcttctttttctttatgtCTAGACGTGGCATTCAAGCAGAACCTCTGTTTATAGGCCACTGCAAACATGAGTACAGCGGCCTGTAGAATACATGGATCACGATAGGAGCAAGAGAAAATCTTATACAAAGGGACTAGACTTGTGATTTTATAGTTTCaagaaaatattacatttatcaCTAATGCTTCCTAAATTGCAGTGAATTCATTCTAAAATGATTTAactgagatttaaaaaaaatgtattatggcTTTATAAAACAGTAatggaaatatatttatttatcttaatttGAACTTGTGACTTGAGTAGCTTAAAGACTTTTTGGTACGGGTATTTATGggattgtataataataaattgttgaaGTAAAGCACAGACACATTTAATGAAATGTCCTTCTTCCGTTACACTGGTCTCGTCTcactaacaacacaacagcagATCCTATTAAAGCTGATGGAGTTTACACCTGAGCTTGATTAGGACACAAATGACATGTATGTAATGAAATATGATAGCCCTGGAGTTCACGGTAAACATCGTATTCAAACTTTAACCCCCCCATTAACACACTCCATTCAGTCTTTGTATGTTCCATGGCCCGATGGTCCGACCCGTTTTGTGACGATTCAGTTCTGCGTTGCACACAGTAAGCCTCCCTGTGCCCTTTTCAGCAGTAATGTAGTTGTTTAACGTAATTCCCCCTCATGTTTAATTTACTTGCTAAATGAGCTTACATGGTATTGATATTTACTTAGACGATTGATTTTCTCATTGCTGGGATTATGAAGCTGACAGCAGATGGTAGGGATTGGCTAATCCTACAAGGCCTAACGTTCCCTGGACCCTCCTCTCACCACCCTCCTGCTGGCCACTCGTAACCTCAGCTCAAAGGTTCCACACTTCAGAGCTGCAGTCAGTCCTGTGCATCAACCAGTGCCAGGAATGAACTACCTGCTAATTAAACCATTTTCAGTTTTATTGCCTGTTTTAACACAATCACtttaataataagataataataaaataataacaacaatgctatactgtataatgaaacaaagatacactataaacatatgcagcttaataataattgtgtaaaaataattgtaaatttCAAACatgatcaattttatatttcatagcTGATAAaccttaattaattaattcaaattagatgcattttttttgctgatCGTTATAAAATGTAGATTTATTAATATAGCCTAATTTGTGCTTAAGCCTCGTTTCTGCAGTGCagcatttttaaataatctcCGTTCATGCAGTTTGAGGACAACACGTTATTATGagtgttttaatgtgtttaatccCAAACTTGGCCAGCAATCATGATGACTCTTACAGAACGATAAACCTTTGGCTTATCTTCATTTTTTCTAACTGAATATCATGAATAGGCTTAGTTAGATTCCGGAGTTAATTCTGCAAATAATAAccattattatgtattttatgtgGATACAACTTCATTAAAAAAGGACAGAGTAACCGTTGCTTTCATCTGAAACTCAGTTGTCCATTACAAAAgaactgaaaataataaaataataataaaagcctgTAATCAAATCACACTATAAAGTgagtttttaatgatattttatgAGTAGCCAATTGTATGCAAATTGTGGAGATTTTGACAAAATGCAATTATTATTCTGCTAGACTTTTGACATGAAATATTATTAATCATGCTAAAGGGAAGAAATATCATcgataaaatatttaatatttattaaaaaataaaaagtttcaaTCTTTTTCCATTAGAGGTTTTTGTTCTTAAATGTACCTTGTGCATTATACTAAgggttcacacacactcacacacacacacacacactcacatacacacacacactcacatacacacacacacacacacttaaaggtTAATCTCACTCTTTGACAATGTCTGACATTCAAAGAGGTTACATACAAAGCAGCTTAGGGTATTGCATTGAGATGTGAATTTACAACACGATGCTTTCAAGGACATCTTTCACAGCTGCTATAGTACATTTTAATTGTTCTGTATTATACAGTAATTAACAGACATTGTTGCTGGTTATGATTTCTTTTGGATAGACTGCCACCTACTTTGTACCTTCATaatacattattacacattacataatctataatctaataAAGCAAAGAAGCATATTCCTGTGTTTTTTCATGAACAACAGAAGAAGATAGAGAGCTCtcaagattattattataattataataataataataataataattattattattattattattattattattattataacaataataataataataattattattattattattattactattattattattattgttattattattattattattattattattattatgaagttATTTGTCATCTTTATTAACAACACActgataaattattaaattcatgCTAAGAAATTACTGAAAATCTGAAACTTGTCAGTTAATCTTTAGttagtatatttattatatttattatatctacaTGCCTGGAATTGAATGTGCTTTAAGTAATGTACTGATCCTCATTTTGCTTTACAGCTTTGCTTAACTGCAAAGTCAGGTCAGCCAAACGAATAAATCTACTGTACTCCACATAAATGTGGTTATCAAATGACATTGTTATGAAGCAATCAGTATATATTCTACATTCATGTTATGAATACATGTGCTGTTATTGAAACAGAGATCGGGAGATAagaaagataagataagacaggGAGAAGACATCATGGAAAACcagaataattcattttaaacaatCGACACACATTAATATCTGTGAGTTGTTCTGTTTTCCCTTTTCAAGTCACACACAACCTATTACCTCACTGGTTTTACttgctgtttaataaaataagggTTTGTGTGGTTCAGTGATGTTGATGACACGTGGCGGGTGTGCAGGCAGTCATCTGCCAAAGAAAACATTTGTCCAGTATATAGCAGTTAGTGCTAATCTGATTGGTGGGTGGCTTTTAAGTGCTGTTGGATCTCCTAAACAGTCTGAGAGTCGCTGAGCCCCATCAGAAGGCTCAGGAGATGAGCAATCTGACACTGATCCGCTCTCGGTCCAGGTCCTAACGCGGCATTTTGCTGATGGCAGCAGCAACACAGGCCAGCAGCAGCTGTTTACTGTCAGAGATCTAGGTCAGGCAATGCGTGGGGACGGGTTGTGGCTCTTCACATAGTACAGGCCTCTTCTTTTCAGCAGGTGGAGCCTGATTGAACATTCTGGAAACAATGGTCTAACTTTGTGCCCAACCTCATGCTTAGCCTTATTTGTTTTAGCATCTTCATCATTCAGCTCTGAACAATAATCTGTGAGTAATGCAAAAGAAAGTGTCACACTTGCATGCTGCAGATTCGTTGCACAGAATATAACCCGCACACGTCATGTCAATATCACAGTGTAATAAACCAGCTAGgatcttttatttttccagcaGGAATGGCTGACATCAACAGCTTTATCCTGACGTGTGTGGAGTGTAAGAAGCTAATCTCCACAACTCATGGCTCTGATACGGGCAGCATGAGATACAGACTTTAAGGTTTTGTATTACAGGCCGTGGAGTTACACTGTCAGCACCTCTCAGATCAGATCCTAAACACCTTAGCAGACCAGGATCTGCCACAGGAGAGTTagtgaagaaaatgaaatgGCATTCCCACTAAATGAGTTTCCGTGAAAGCTTTTAATAATTGGATTTGGCGTCTCAAGCAGTTGCATGAGATAGTGTGGTGTTAGCATTATGATGGGAAGCTTCATATGAAGTGtcctaaaattaaatataaatataataaacaaatatgttTTCCAATACCAGTTATCACAGTTTGTAGTCTTACTATATTGAGACACAGTTTCTAATCTGTGTGCTTTCTCATAATCTCTGCTCTGCTCATCTAAGCAAGTCTTGTCCTAAAAAGCTACTAGAGAACATTATGCATGTCATCCACCTGCCTGTTACATAAACTCATCTGATACCAGGATGTTGTGACGGCCACTCCCCCACCTGCACACGCAGCAGACTGAGTAAACCGCCCAGTCGTGTCACTCACACATGACAGcaacagaaacaaaacctttgtttagcctTTGTGTGGCAGCTCACATGTTTTTACACGTGCCTTTTCAAACACATGTGCAAAGTAAACACCATGTCCATCACGGCAAAGAACAATTTATTACAGCAGTCATGCAGTATGCTCCTATTGCAGTTACTCTCTCTGCAAGCaagcaatgaataaataaattatttaaacaattaaataaataaataaactatgtGAAACCTTGACTTTAGAAACcacattttaatttgtttttctgaCTTTACAATGTTATGtactctctctgtgtgaaaaAGTCGACTCTGTAAATTTATGCACcgtgtttttttctgttgccaatttttgtaatatttaaacatatagTGTAATCTCAGCATAGACAAATGACTGGCCTGGAACAAGAAGATTATGTGTCTTTTATACGTCGTAGCCCAATGGTCAAGCAAATGATCAACAGcattttcttcctcctctcaACATTCACTCACTACTGACTATCATAAAGGAAAAGTTTTTATTTGGAATTTAGATTTGACAAAATGAGCTTCACAGTGGTACAGCACTATGGTGGTGTTCCTGTAGAATGTGCTACATCCTACATCCTACACATCCtgtcctacacacacctgctcgTACTAAGCAGATTAATGAACGTGCATGGATGACAACATTTTCAGGAACATGCAGGTATGTGGAAACACCCTGACGAACCTGAACAACATTATATACAGCATAAAGATTCAAACACAAGATATAATTTCATGAGGAAATGAAGACACTAGCCAGACATTGTTTATGTGTAACACGCGGTGAAACTCACAGCTCACAGCCAAACATTGACTAAGGTCTTGCTGACTTTTTGGCAGTGCTATCTCTCTCAGTTTCATACAAAAGGATGGTGGCTATGGCAGTCATCCCCTAGGCAGGAATTTAAATATTCACTAATTTCTGTATGAATGTACAGACCCAGCTAACTAGCtaaacatcatttttaatctattCACTTATAGGTTGAAATCATTGGTCTGGGAAGCACATTAGAGCTTTAACTTAgcttacattacatttatgatTTGTCTACCTCTGATAAGTATTCTGGCAGTACTGCTGCAGGACAGTGGATAGCAGGGTGAAAGTTTTTaggaatcaaatcaaatcagtcTTGAGAACTAAAACACACTGTCTGGTTAAGAGTTTAGGTAAGGCTCCTAAACAAGCCCCCTTTGCTAATCTGGATCTCTAATCTTTTTACACACTAGTTTAACCCAACAGAGAGGAGTCTGTTGTAGAAACAGAGACATCAGACCAAACAAATTGAGCATTACATGGTATTTTATTCTTGCAGAGATCATCTGGACAGTCTGCATTTAGCCTCGAAGCTATTTGTCTTTTGAACTAAAAACACCATACTCCTTGCTCGTCATATTTGGAGAAATGCAGATTTACTGATTGTTAGTAAACGTGTAAACATTAgacagattagattagattccaCTTGGGGTTTATTAGGTTTGTAGGGAGTTTTCCTACATGTCGTGCTTATGGTCCTGCAGTAATCACAGTATCATGGGAACATCCCCCAGATGAACAGAGTGTGATTGTCTGTCTattgtgtgtgacctgccttaacatacactatattgccaaaagtattcgctcacccatccaaataatcagaatcaggtgttccaatcacttccatggccacaggtgtataaataGGTgtatgggtcgctctcaggagctcagtgaattccagcgtggaactgtgataggatgccacctgtgcaacaaatccagtcgtgaaatttcctcgctcctaaatattccacagtcaactgtcagctgtattataagaacatggaagtgtttgggaacgacagcaactcagccacgaagtggtaggccacgtaaactgacggagcggggtcagcggatgctgaggcgcatagtgcgaagaggtcgccaactttctgcagagtcaatcgctacagacctccaaacttcatgtggccttcagatgagctcaagaacagtgcgcagtgagcttcatggaatgggtttccatggccgagcagctgcatccaagccatacatcaccaagtgcaatgcaaagcgtcagatgcagtggtgtaaagcacgccgccactggactctagagcagtggagacgcgttctctggagtgaccaatcgcgcttctccatctggcaatctgatggacgagtctgggtttggcggttgccaggagaacggtacttgtctgactgcattgtgccaagtgtaaagtttggtggaggggggattatggtgtggggttgtttttcaggagctgggcttggccccttagttccagtgaaaggaactctgaatgcttcagcataccaagacattttggacaattccatgctcccaactttgtgggaacagtttggagctggccccttcctcttccaacatgactgtgcaccagtgaccaaagcaaggtccataaagacatggatgacagagtctggtgtggatgaacttgactggcctgcacagagtcctgacctcaacccgatagaacacctttgggatgaattagagcggaggctgagagccagaccttctcgtccaacatcagtgtgtgacctcacaaatgcgcttctggaagaatggtcaaaaattcccataaacacactcctaaaccttgtggacagccttcccagaagagttgaagctgttatagctgcaaagggtggaccaacgtcatattgaaccctatggattaggaatgggatgtcacttaaattcatatgcgagtcaaggcaggtgagcgaatacttttggcaatatagtgtaagtccTTAATAAGGCAATTCAAAGAAACATGCAAATCACTGACTTCAGCCCTCTAATTACTGGTAAATCAGGCAGAGGTCACTAATTAGGCAGACTGAGATCCAGAGAGCAGCCACCATATGGCACTGGGCTGGACTTGTGCTCAGGGCCCTCACCGCTCTTTCAGCCTCACAGTGACTTAATTGCCCCCCTCTTTCCACCCCCTTATTCATGGGGTCTTTGTTTGACTTAGGAGAACACATTTTGTGGTAAGGCTAAGCTGCTTAGCAGACTAGAGATGGATGTCTTCTTGCTAGCTAATTAGGTTTTAGgttgtgtttttaaaattttgcactttgaggacagatgataataaaaaaagcctaataaacaaatataaaagtatGGCATTCTGGGTCATGGGCAGTTAGCATGGGATTTGGAGCTGGTCTAAAAATATCTCATAGTGGGAAATGCCTAGGATTAAAAACTGATGAAATTGCGTGAAACTCTGATAAGAAATAATGAACCATTCTCCTGAGAACAAGAACCAGCTCAACTATCCCTGAAACATTGCTTTTACAAATTTTAAAgattatatagtataataattatagtaataaattatttagcctatttctagatattttttttcatttcaagctatttgaaaataaatggttttattttattgcagatAACTACTTATtacaagcatttatttctatcTGATAATTTTAAGATTGAAATTGCTAATATCAATAAATAGATCAAATTtcattgtatttcttatataataaatgtataatgcaaaaaaaaaaactagataaGCTTTCCTTTATTCAAAATATCTTCAATTAATAAGATATTTTCTACAATGTGCTATATATCATATTTCTGAAGAATGAACACAAGTTGAAGCTCAAAACTCATTAGCAAAAAATGAGCAGAAACGAACAGTATGTGAGCGAACTAAAGCCAAAGAaacttctttcttcttttattttccacttTCTGGATGAACCTAATGCCAGACCGGGTGACTGATTGATCCACCCCTAGATGGACAGTAAAGATTAAGAGGATGACAAATGGGCATTTGCTTACACAGCGCTTGCTGCTAATCCCCTTGTCTTCCTTTAGGGAGCCCGGACAGGACAGGGACTCATACACACTTCAGATTCACCAGAGGCAGGATGAGCAGGTGACAGGCCTCACTGGACATTACTGTAGCAACAGGTTCTGGAGAGCAAATCAAAGTGGAGTGAGAGTTTCATCAAGACTAGACACACTGGAAAAGCAGATCCATTGGACAAACAACCTTCAGGAGTCCACCTGAGATCATACATTAACAGACAAAACATATATTTCCAGGAATTTTCAAGCAACAGCAGACTTCTTCTCTATCCTATATTTTGCTTTATGGAGGATCCCAACGTGAAGATCTCCATGATGCCATCCACATCCCCCACAGATTCCTCAAGGAGCAGCTGCACAGAGGAGACCCAGGGAGGTGAGTGTAAAAGCTTCTAAAGCTTCTACAAAAGTAAAATGGATTTAGTCAGGTTTGGTTTATAATGTGCATTTCTCAGAGATCTGTGCATGCAACAGTTCCATCATTTCACCTACTTAGAACAACTGGACAAAATCAAAATCATAGGTTTTTCCCATACGTCCATTAAGCCTCgaatttcataaataaaaaagtaatgtttctgtaaaatgtaaattttctaAAGAGTGACTTGTACTGTGTACAAATTAATAAAGTTGTTTGATGTGTGCAGGTAAAAGTCCAGCTCCGGGTAAGAGTCTGAGTCAAGGCCTGCTATGTAAGGTGTGTGCAGATACTAGCAGTGGAAAACACTATGGGATCTACGCCTGCAATGGCTGCAGCGGCTTCTTCAAGCGCAGTGTGAGGCGCAGATTGATCTACAGGTGAGAACAATAAGAAACAGATCTGCACAACATGGACAGCTTTATATTGCTTATATGTCATACTCATATGATACACTTATATGCAGGTGCCAAGCTGGTACAGGTATGTGTCCAGTAGATAAAGCCCATCGTAACCAGTGCCAGGCGTGTCGCCTAAAGAAATGCCTTCAGGCTGGCATGAACAAAGATGGTGAGTTTGATTTCCGTATGTCCTGCTTAATGGATTCTCCTGACCAGTGGCTTTTGTCCTAACTCTCCACATTTTTCTCTGTTAGCTGTTCAGAATGAGAGACAGCCGCGAAGCACAGCTCAGGTCAGGTTAGACACCTTAGATATAGATACAGAGAAGGAACACCTAGCCACTACCAGGGAGCCAACATCCTCCTCGTCCACTTGTTCTGTGATAAGCAGACCTTTACTGGGCTCCTCCATTAGTTCCAGTATCAACTCCAGTGGCCCCAGCCAGCACAGCAGCAGCCCAAAGAACAGCCACCGCTTCATGGCCAGCCTGATGACAGCTGAGACATGCACCAAGCTTGAGCCTGAGGATGGTAAGGACGCAAAGAATAACAAACCAATGATAAAGTACActgtgctttgtttgttttatttgctatTCATAAAGCTGTTATGTAATGATATTAGGGTGGAATTTAGAccttcagttttactcaaatcaGTTTTACTCAGAGTTCAAAGCACTATAATGTTCTCGTTCTCGGTCTCTGCAGTGGATGAGAATATTGATGTAACGAGTAACGAGCCGGAGACGAGCTCTCCGGAGAGCAACACGACTCTCTATCCCTATTCTGGCCCCGAGAGCATATATGAGACCTCCGCTCGTCTACTCTTCATGTCCGTCAAATGGGCAAAGAACTTGCCGGTCTTCTCCCACCTGCCATTCAGGGACCAGGTACAagctattttctttcttttactgtaAATTATTTACATACTTGCAATTATAACTCATTACCATTTCACATCTTTCTCATCTCATTCTTTATATAGGTGATATTGCTAGAGGAGGCATGGAGTGAGCTGTTCCTCCTCTGTGCCATCCAGTGGTCCTTGCCACTGGAAAGTTGCCCCCTGCTTTCTCTACCTGAGCTATCTCCTCCCTCACAGGGTAAAAGCAGCCCCTGTGCCTCTGACCTGCGCCTCCTGCAGGAGCTCTTCAGCCGCTTCAAGGCTCTACAGGTGGACCCTACTGAGTTCGCCTGCCTGAAAGCAATAGTTCTCTTCAAGCCTGGTGAGTTCTGATCTGTGGAGAATGGGGGAGGAATAAATATATTGTCTGTGTATTATTACAGTGTATTGCTGCCATTTATTCAGACCGGTTCTTACATTCAACCAGAGACAAGTGGCCTGAAAGATCCAGAACAGGTTGAGAATCTACAAGACCAGTCTCAAGTCATGCTTGCTCAGCATATTCACACCCTCTACTCCAGTCAAGCAGcaaggtgaacacacacacacacacacacacacacatatatatatatatatgaatacacAAAGAAATTGAAAATATAATCAAACTGTTTGTGTTCCTCAGGTTTGGGAGGCTGCTGTTGCTCCTTCCCTCTTTACACTTTGTGAGTTCCGAGAGGATCGAATTGCTCTTCTTCCACAGAACTATTGGAAACACACCCATGGAGAAGTTGCTCTGCGACATGTTTAAGAACTGAAAATCCCGTTGCCGTTGACAGTTGCTGATGTATTTGCTGAAATATAAGACTGTCAAAACAATTGTATTTGTAATGGGAGAATGCTCTTCATGTTGTTCCTCATTCATGCCACACCATCATTACCATtaccattatcattatcatccaAGCTGCACCAGCTGGACAGTTTTACCTTCATGGTCTCCTCCACCAGACCAACAAAACTCATAATACACAAGCTTGGACCAGCATCAAATTCATTCCAGTCGAACCTATTTTAGCAGgtttatttttgaatatttatattatagtttGTACTTTTATTACTGCTCACACAATATGCTTTGGTTAATTTATGGAATCTTATTAGTTTAAGCCTTTTGTTGACTGTGTCTGTAAGTAAACTGCAGTATTGCCTTTTCATAATGcaaatattatattttgatAAAATCTTTCAACCACAAAACAAACCTTGCAGTTTTTCATCTTAAATCCAAAGAGATTTTACACTACATTCACAGATAAGAAGCttattttcattacatttgtaatttgtaaaaaaataaagttggtCACTGGTccttaatgtaaaataatacacTTTCAGAATGGAGTCTCTAGCACGGACGTCTCACAGCTCCTCACACAGGAGCACATGTTCTCCCAGTTTCCATGTGGAGCTCCTTCACGCTCTAGGGTTTCCTCAACACTTCCCCAACACATGGCAGTAGGTCAATTgggtattaaattaaatgtgagcatgtgtgtgcatgatgcctGTTATGGTCAGGCATCCCAGTTAAGGTGTATTCCCGCCTCATTCCCGATTTTCAGGATAGACTTTGGATAAACCACAGCCCTGACTGGGATATAGgtcactgaagatgaatgaatgttttagaaaaacagaaatgatcTGTTTCCTTGACTGAATTAAATATCATCATTTATACTCTGAGAAAACATCCCAATAACTAAAACTCCTCTGTTTCATATCAAATAGTAACCTATATCAATATCTAgcaaatatacagtatctcaccaAAGTGAGtacctgacatttttgtaaatattttattatatcttttcatgtgacaacactgaagaaatgcccctctgctccaatgtacagtagtgagtgtccagcctgtataacagtgtaaatttgctgtcccctcaaaataactcaacacacagccattaatgtctaaaccgttggcaacaaaagtgactacaccgcaaagtggaaatgtccaaattgggcccaattagccatttaccctccccggtgtcctgtgactcgttagtgttacaagatctcaggtgtgaatggggagcaggtgtgttaaatttggtgttaccgctctcacactctctcttactggtcactggaagttcaacatggcacctcatgtcaaagaactctctgaggatctgaaaaaaagaattgttgctctacataaagatggcctaggctataagaagattgccaagaccctgaaactgagctgcagcatggagggcaagaccatacagcggttttacaggacaggttccactcagaacaggtctcaccatggtccaccaaagaagttgagtgcacaaggttgaaggggtggggggtcagcttgtcagaggggtggggggtcagccggtcagtgctcagaccatacgccacacactgcatcaaattggtctgcatggctgtcgtcccagaaggaagcctctactaaagatgatgcacaagaaagcctgcatacagtttgctgaagacaagcagactaagaacatggattactggaaccatgtcctgtggttcGATGAGACcaggataaacttatttggttcagatggttcaagcgtgtgtggtgtcaaccaggtgaggagtacaaagacaagtgtgtcttacctacagtcaagcatggtggtgggagtgtcatggtctgggcctgcatgagtgctgccggcactggggagctacagttcattgagggaaccatgaatactaacatgtactgtgacatactgaagcagagcatgatcccctcccttcggagactgggccgcagggcagtattccaacatgataacggcCCCAAACACACcgccaagatgaccactgccttgctaaagaagctgagggtaaaggtgatgaaCTGGCCaggcatgtctccagacctaaaccctattgagcatctgtggggcctcctcaaacggaaggtgggggagcacaaggtctccaacat comes from Hemibagrus wyckioides isolate EC202008001 linkage group LG14, SWU_Hwy_1.0, whole genome shotgun sequence and encodes:
- the nr2e3 gene encoding photoreceptor-specific nuclear receptor, producing MEDPNVKISMMPSTSPTDSSRSSCTEETQGGKSPAPGKSLSQGLLCKVCADTSSGKHYGIYACNGCSGFFKRSVRRRLIYRCQAGTGMCPVDKAHRNQCQACRLKKCLQAGMNKDAVQNERQPRSTAQVRLDTLDIDTEKEHLATTREPTSSSSTCSVISRPLLGSSISSSINSSGPSQHSSSPKNSHRFMASLMTAETCTKLEPEDVDENIDVTSNEPETSSPESNTTLYPYSGPESIYETSARLLFMSVKWAKNLPVFSHLPFRDQVILLEEAWSELFLLCAIQWSLPLESCPLLSLPELSPPSQGKSSPCASDLRLLQELFSRFKALQVDPTEFACLKAIVLFKPETSGLKDPEQVENLQDQSQVMLAQHIHTLYSSQAARFGRLLLLLPSLHFVSSERIELLFFHRTIGNTPMEKLLCDMFKN